The Sulfurospirillum halorespirans DSM 13726 genome has a window encoding:
- the queC gene encoding 7-cyano-7-deazaguanine synthase QueC: MAKIASKALVVFSGGQDSTTCLGWAKNRFDFVESITFDYGQKHRVEIAQAEKIAKALHVKNTLLSLDAFSQLNDSALIDGTQDIGAHHKTHTNLPASFVPNRNAIFFTLAHAFAQKQGIEHIIIGVNQTDYSGYPDCREPFVKALELALNLGSEATITFHSPLMHLTKAETFALSDKEGVLGLVIDESHTCYNGDHSEKHDWGYGCGKCPACVLRKAGWEAYTQSI; the protein is encoded by the coding sequence ATGGCTAAAATTGCTTCCAAAGCGTTAGTGGTGTTTAGTGGTGGGCAAGACAGTACGACCTGCCTTGGTTGGGCGAAGAACCGTTTTGATTTTGTGGAGAGCATTACGTTTGATTACGGGCAAAAGCATCGTGTGGAGATCGCGCAGGCGGAAAAGATCGCGAAGGCTTTACATGTAAAGAACACGCTTTTAAGTTTAGACGCCTTTTCTCAGCTCAATGACTCAGCGCTCATCGATGGAACGCAAGACATTGGCGCGCACCACAAAACCCATACCAATCTTCCAGCCTCGTTTGTTCCCAATCGCAACGCGATCTTTTTTACCCTTGCTCACGCCTTTGCACAAAAACAAGGGATAGAACACATCATCATTGGGGTCAATCAGACCGATTATTCTGGGTATCCTGATTGCAGGGAACCCTTTGTAAAAGCTCTTGAACTTGCCCTCAATTTGGGTAGCGAAGCGACCATCACGTTTCACTCCCCTTTGATGCACCTCACCAAAGCTGAAACCTTTGCGCTTTCAGACAAAGAGGGGGTTTTGGGGCTTGTCATTGATGAGTCGCATACATGCTATAATGGTGACCACAGTGAAAAACATGACTGGGGTTATGGCTGTGGAAAATGCCCTGCTTGTGTGCTGCGAAAAGCAGGATGGGAAGCCTACACACAATCGATCTAA
- a CDS encoding NAD(P)H-dependent oxidoreductase, translated as MKKTLILLAHPNMAESNVNKALIQSIQNEPNITVHDLYATYKTVEAIDVAKEQALLVQFDRIVFQFPLYWYSAPAMLKEWQDKVLSYGFAYGPEGSKLVGKESKIVLSTGSPEYAYQSGFYNNFTLSEYLRPLQSTILFTGMDFKGIFAAYGAMKLSAEALEKDVKTYQTVLKTDDWSSSLFKFLAS; from the coding sequence ATGAAAAAAACACTGATACTCTTAGCCCATCCCAATATGGCAGAATCAAACGTCAACAAAGCGCTGATACAGAGCATTCAAAACGAACCCAACATCACCGTGCATGACTTGTATGCGACCTATAAAACCGTAGAAGCCATTGATGTGGCGAAAGAGCAAGCGCTTCTTGTTCAGTTTGACCGCATCGTCTTTCAATTTCCACTCTACTGGTACAGCGCACCTGCCATGTTAAAAGAGTGGCAAGACAAAGTATTAAGTTATGGCTTTGCGTATGGACCTGAAGGCAGTAAATTAGTAGGCAAAGAGAGCAAGATCGTGCTCAGTACAGGATCTCCCGAATACGCTTACCAATCGGGCTTTTACAACAACTTTACCCTCAGCGAATACCTAAGACCTTTGCAGTCAACGATTCTGTTTACGGGCATGGATTTTAAAGGGATTTTTGCGGCGTATGGGGCGATGAAACTCAGCGCTGAAGCACTTGAAAAAGATGTGAAAACATACCAAACCGTTCTAAAAACAGATGACTGGAGCAGTTCGCTTTTTAAATTTCTTGCGAGCTAA
- a CDS encoding patatin-like phospholipase family protein: protein MAGTLTISLALSGGAARGAFHLGVIAAMEKNGVEIGAISGTSIGAVIATGVGSGVSAFDMVRIFQSKAFQKAFGFNYFKKGLLRINEKAAVLRDIAPISRLEAMKIPTFITCVDLLSGEIVRFSEGDTVKLAIASSALIPVFRPIVYENYLLIDGGFMDNLPVSPLLEFPYPVVSVNLHPLHVKQKHDLTSVIKRALYLLFIASSQSQIAKSDLYITDPKLSSFGLFTFGEIMRCFELGYRRGSESILTFMEQQSII from the coding sequence ATGGCTGGGACATTGACAATATCCTTGGCGCTCTCAGGTGGTGCAGCCAGAGGGGCGTTTCATCTGGGTGTTATTGCAGCAATGGAGAAAAATGGGGTTGAAATTGGTGCGATTTCAGGAACCAGCATCGGTGCGGTGATCGCGACAGGTGTGGGCTCAGGTGTGAGTGCGTTTGATATGGTGCGCATCTTTCAAAGCAAAGCATTCCAAAAAGCTTTTGGGTTTAATTACTTCAAAAAAGGGCTGTTGCGCATCAATGAAAAAGCGGCCGTTTTGCGAGATATTGCGCCCATTTCGCGCTTGGAGGCGATGAAAATCCCCACATTTATCACTTGTGTCGATCTGCTCAGCGGCGAGATTGTGCGTTTTAGTGAGGGTGATACGGTCAAACTTGCCATTGCAAGCTCCGCGCTCATTCCTGTTTTTCGCCCCATTGTGTATGAAAATTACCTCCTCATTGATGGAGGATTCATGGACAATCTTCCGGTATCACCTCTGTTGGAGTTTCCGTATCCTGTGGTGAGTGTCAATCTTCACCCTTTACATGTAAAGCAAAAACACGACCTCACTTCCGTGATCAAACGTGCTCTTTATCTTCTATTTATCGCCTCTTCACAGTCACAAATTGCCAAAAGTGATCTTTACATTACCGATCCCAAGCTCTCCTCTTTTGGATTGTTTACTTTTGGTGAAATAATGCGTTGTTTTGAGCTCGGATACCGCAGAGGGAGCGAATCCATTTTGACATTTATGGAGCAACAAAGTATAATCTAG
- a CDS encoding UDP-2,3-diacylglucosamine diphosphatase has protein sequence MTKYSFAHEDDVMAFRSIFISDLHLGTRFSQAEELLEFLRRTQCENLYLVGDVIDGWAMKRKLKWAQSHSDVIQKVLRKARKGTNVFYITGNHDDFLRSFLPLGLGDSLIVVDECEYVSLNHERFYITHGDFFDSVTMTKRWLAVLGDMGYDLLLNVNQILNWWRKTLRYQSHWSLSKYVKDHVKSSVSFVTDFESILSEHAKRHHFDGVICGHIHKAEMREIDGIKYLNCGDWVESCTAIVETYEGEFRIIRWLGH, from the coding sequence ATGACGAAATATTCGTTTGCCCATGAAGACGATGTGATGGCTTTTCGTTCGATTTTTATCTCCGATCTTCACTTGGGCACACGTTTTTCACAAGCAGAGGAGCTTTTGGAGTTTTTACGAAGAACGCAGTGTGAAAATCTCTATCTGGTCGGTGATGTCATCGATGGTTGGGCGATGAAACGTAAACTCAAATGGGCACAGTCGCACTCCGACGTGATCCAAAAAGTGCTCAGGAAAGCTCGAAAAGGCACCAATGTCTTTTACATTACGGGCAACCACGATGACTTTTTACGCTCATTTTTGCCGCTGGGTTTGGGCGATTCGCTTATTGTAGTCGATGAGTGTGAGTACGTGAGTTTGAACCATGAGCGTTTCTACATCACGCACGGTGATTTTTTTGACTCGGTCACGATGACCAAGCGGTGGCTCGCTGTTTTGGGAGACATGGGGTATGATCTTTTGCTGAATGTCAACCAAATCCTCAACTGGTGGCGTAAAACACTGCGCTACCAAAGTCACTGGTCACTCTCTAAATACGTCAAAGATCACGTGAAAAGCTCGGTTTCGTTTGTGACCGATTTTGAGTCGATTTTGAGCGAACATGCCAAGCGACACCACTTTGATGGGGTCATTTGCGGGCATATTCACAAAGCGGAGATGCGGGAAATTGATGGCATCAAGTACCTAAACTGCGGGGACTGGGTCGAGTCGTGTACGGCGATTGTGGAGACGTATGAAGGTGAATTTAGGATTATACGATGGCTGGGACATTGA
- a CDS encoding 6-carboxytetrahydropterin synthase — protein MIWQISKEFDFCYGHRVWSQQLDSEFSLTGCLACRHLHGHQGKVIVYLQSAQLKDGMVTDFHHLNWFKQFLDTTLDHKFIIDIHDPLFETLLPHFADKAHLIENEAGYKIPDLNRVKDEPSHILEMYDGYIIVDFVPTSENISTWLLEIIAKKMSRLGVEVSHVEFLETPKSRSIVYNKQ, from the coding sequence ATGATTTGGCAAATAAGTAAAGAGTTCGATTTTTGTTATGGGCACCGTGTTTGGTCGCAGCAGCTGGACAGTGAATTTTCGCTTACGGGCTGTTTGGCGTGCCGTCACTTGCACGGGCATCAGGGCAAAGTCATCGTTTATCTGCAAAGCGCACAACTCAAAGATGGCATGGTGACGGACTTTCATCATCTCAACTGGTTTAAGCAGTTTTTAGACACGACGCTGGATCATAAGTTTATCATCGATATTCACGATCCGCTTTTTGAGACTTTGCTTCCGCATTTTGCCGACAAAGCGCATCTCATCGAAAACGAAGCAGGCTATAAAATTCCCGACCTTAACCGTGTGAAAGACGAACCTAGCCATATTCTTGAGATGTACGATGGCTACATTATCGTTGATTTTGTACCCACGAGTGAAAATATCTCGACATGGTTACTTGAGATCATTGCGAAAAAGATGAGTCGTTTGGGAGTGGAAGTGTCACACGTGGAGTTTTTAGAAACGCCTAAAAGCAGAAGTATCGTTTACAATAAACAGTAG
- a CDS encoding DHCW motif cupin fold protein, producing the protein MQMTHIPFGTTDWESIAKVEHKGETGSAFWRTKQCGSIRVRMVEYTAGYKADHWCQKGHILLCLEGELYTELENGEVHLLQAGMSYEVADETMAHRSYTPSGAKLFIVD; encoded by the coding sequence ATGCAAATGACCCACATTCCTTTTGGTACAACCGATTGGGAAAGTATCGCAAAAGTAGAGCACAAGGGCGAAACTGGCAGTGCGTTTTGGCGAACGAAACAGTGTGGAAGCATACGTGTGCGCATGGTCGAGTATACCGCAGGGTATAAAGCCGATCATTGGTGCCAAAAAGGGCATATTCTTTTATGTTTAGAGGGTGAACTTTACACGGAGCTTGAAAACGGTGAAGTGCATTTGCTTCAAGCGGGCATGAGTTACGAAGTGGCGGATGAAACGATGGCGCATCGTTCGTATACGCCAAGTGGAGCGAAGCTTTTTATTGTCGATTGA
- a CDS encoding dUTP diphosphatase yields the protein MTSKDYLTQMFSLQQKLNDETNGIGWENGYTKNNRMINWKRCIYMECAELIDSFSWKHWKNINKPTDWDNVTVEIVDIWHFIMSLLLEDYKTNTRGDLEKLVLDVLDVQGFEAFTKEPLSNGSADPMELINDIESIIHDTTGFEIDLFDGLLREYFTLSRKCGINLKVLYKFYVAKNVLNQFRQDHGYKEGHYIKVWNGKEDNEVMLSFLQGEAAPTVDALYKKLEKAYPKA from the coding sequence ATGACAAGCAAAGATTATTTAACCCAAATGTTCTCCCTTCAGCAAAAGCTGAACGATGAAACTAATGGCATCGGCTGGGAAAATGGGTACACCAAAAACAATCGAATGATTAACTGGAAACGATGTATTTATATGGAGTGTGCAGAGCTCATCGATAGCTTTAGTTGGAAACATTGGAAAAATATTAATAAACCGACCGACTGGGACAATGTCACGGTTGAGATCGTTGATATTTGGCATTTTATTATGAGTCTGCTCTTGGAAGATTACAAAACAAATACCAGAGGCGATCTTGAAAAACTCGTCTTGGATGTCTTGGATGTTCAAGGGTTTGAAGCCTTTACCAAAGAGCCTCTTTCAAACGGATCGGCTGATCCGATGGAGCTCATTAACGATATTGAGAGCATCATTCACGATACCACAGGCTTTGAGATCGATCTGTTTGATGGTCTGCTTCGTGAGTATTTTACCTTGTCTCGCAAATGTGGCATTAACCTCAAAGTGCTGTACAAATTCTACGTGGCAAAAAATGTTTTGAACCAGTTCAGACAAGATCATGGCTACAAAGAGGGTCACTATATCAAAGTGTGGAATGGCAAAGAGGACAACGAAGTGATGCTTTCGTTTTTACAAGGTGAAGCGGCTCCAACGGTGGATGCACTCTACAAAAAGCTCGAAAAAGCCTATCCAAAGGCGTAA
- a CDS encoding winged helix-turn-helix transcriptional regulator, whose amino-acid sequence MITINEKEFHCPVELTLGIINDKSKIFIVYILLGGQKRFKDICEAFSQVTQKTVTQKLKELEADHIIERTVFAEVPPRVEYALSPIGLELKKVLDSMYVFGESYAVKYGAKDNIPCK is encoded by the coding sequence ATGATAACAATCAACGAAAAAGAGTTCCACTGTCCTGTCGAGTTGACACTGGGAATAATTAACGACAAGAGTAAGATCTTTATCGTCTACATTTTATTAGGCGGTCAAAAGCGGTTTAAAGACATCTGTGAAGCGTTTTCGCAAGTCACACAAAAAACCGTAACCCAAAAGCTCAAAGAGCTTGAAGCCGACCACATAATAGAACGAACCGTATTTGCAGAAGTACCCCCACGCGTCGAATACGCACTCAGCCCCATCGGCTTAGAGCTTAAAAAAGTTCTAGACTCGATGTACGTTTTTGGTGAATCGTATGCCGTAAAATACGGTGCTAAAGACAATATACCATGCAAATGA
- a CDS encoding 7-carboxy-7-deazaguanine synthase QueE, producing the protein MLKIVEIFYSIQGEGTQVGVPSIFIRLHGCNLACNFCDELLHKGEYASLSFDEVLERIKVFPSMHVIITGGEPTIYNLNGFIEYLQAYMYSVAVETNGYNFSNISNANWVTYSPKAWDVIEKYGYDEVKFVVSKDSDVEKILAFKSYKPIFIQPQNEIDRPNKENVNFCVEFVKAHPQFILSVQLHKFLGVE; encoded by the coding sequence ATGTTAAAAATCGTTGAAATATTTTATTCTATCCAAGGCGAAGGCACGCAGGTCGGGGTTCCTTCTATTTTTATTCGCTTGCATGGGTGCAATCTCGCCTGTAATTTTTGCGATGAATTGTTGCACAAAGGTGAGTATGCAAGCCTCAGTTTTGATGAGGTTTTGGAGCGCATCAAGGTGTTTCCTTCGATGCACGTTATCATCACGGGTGGTGAGCCTACGATTTACAATCTCAATGGGTTTATTGAGTATTTGCAAGCGTACATGTACTCGGTGGCGGTGGAGACCAATGGGTATAATTTCTCGAACATTTCCAATGCAAACTGGGTGACGTACAGCCCAAAAGCGTGGGATGTGATCGAAAAGTATGGCTACGATGAGGTCAAATTTGTGGTGAGCAAAGACTCTGATGTTGAAAAAATACTGGCGTTTAAAAGCTATAAACCCATTTTTATTCAACCCCAAAATGAGATCGATCGCCCCAATAAAGAGAACGTGAATTTCTGTGTGGAGTTTGTTAAAGCACATCCCCAATTTATCTTAAGTGTGCAGTTGCACAAGTTTTTAGGAGTGGAATAA
- a CDS encoding low affinity iron permease family protein, giving the protein MQSKTWYANFTKYLAKLTGKSSTFTLSILLIVVWLISGPFFHYSDTWQLVINTTTTIITFMMVFVIQNTQNRDTEAMQVKLDELIRVTQGAHNALLDLEELEEDQIEQFRKHYEMLAEKARKALAKGGIDTNTLDE; this is encoded by the coding sequence ATGCAGTCAAAAACATGGTATGCCAATTTTACAAAGTATCTTGCCAAACTTACGGGTAAATCAAGTACTTTTACCCTCTCCATTTTGCTCATCGTTGTCTGGCTCATCAGTGGACCTTTTTTTCACTACAGCGATACATGGCAACTCGTGATTAACACGACAACGACGATTATCACGTTTATGATGGTTTTTGTCATTCAAAACACTCAAAATCGCGACACAGAAGCAATGCAGGTCAAACTCGATGAGCTGATTCGCGTCACGCAAGGAGCACACAACGCTTTGCTTGATTTAGAAGAGCTCGAAGAAGATCAGATTGAACAGTTTCGTAAGCATTACGAAATGCTCGCCGAAAAAGCACGAAAAGCACTCGCAAAAGGGGGCATCGACACCAATACACTCGATGAATAA
- a CDS encoding sensor histidine kinase, producing MSVKASFFSLTMLVLLSMIAFEFYNWKEDREEVEALSQHYAQEMSENFKQLMLDKAEPYRKQTLDISLAKQVIYAVKNRDEMWFEENFGGAIVQLNVDGFFLLDQTKTPFFNETSQPFLSDLSSLVALDQLSLSDGEMKHFFVKRDEGLVEFFAAPIHDLNSPIDATHPAHGFLIIAKLWDAAWMQKLNSYGIAEINFGKKIAEPYTLIQDLPLLGIEGKPAITLYLSSKNQMGKFLDEYAIQDLKLSFAITALMMVIFIFLIMKFISLPLRDIMLALEHKDKTILRKYLLKENEYGAIATELCESFDTKNKLEELNAHLEQKVAQEVDKSRLKDRVLFQQAKFAALGEMLSSIAHQWRQPLSTISVVINKIYLESKMEKLTKEGLEEEIIKLREHIALMSSLIEEFKDFFTQEGSKVDFMLHKSIEESIKITDGGLANKDMTFSIECPEEIVIHNFKKEFSHVLLVLINNAKDAILGRKIAHGTIAIKGFVKESSIVIEVLDNAGGVEASKLPHLFDPFFTTKDPASGSGTGLYIAKQIIEQNMQGSISARNEQSGLCMSIVLPQA from the coding sequence ATGAGCGTCAAAGCCTCCTTTTTTAGCTTAACCATGTTGGTTTTGCTCTCGATGATCGCCTTTGAGTTTTACAACTGGAAAGAGGACCGCGAAGAGGTTGAAGCGCTCTCACAACACTACGCACAAGAGATGAGTGAAAACTTTAAACAGCTTATGCTGGACAAAGCAGAGCCTTATCGCAAGCAAACCTTAGATATTTCCCTCGCAAAACAAGTCATTTATGCCGTAAAAAATCGTGATGAAATGTGGTTTGAAGAAAACTTTGGTGGTGCCATCGTGCAACTCAATGTCGATGGTTTTTTTCTTCTTGATCAAACGAAAACTCCTTTTTTCAACGAAACCAGCCAACCTTTTTTAAGTGATCTTTCATCTTTGGTTGCGTTGGATCAGCTCTCCTTGAGCGATGGTGAAATGAAGCACTTTTTTGTTAAGCGAGATGAAGGATTGGTAGAGTTTTTTGCCGCTCCCATTCACGACCTCAATTCGCCCATTGATGCCACGCACCCTGCGCATGGCTTCTTGATCATTGCCAAACTATGGGACGCGGCATGGATGCAAAAACTCAATAGCTACGGCATCGCTGAGATCAATTTTGGTAAAAAAATAGCCGAACCTTACACACTCATTCAAGATCTTCCGCTGCTAGGCATAGAAGGAAAACCTGCGATAACGCTCTATTTGAGCTCAAAAAATCAGATGGGAAAATTTCTGGATGAGTACGCCATCCAAGATTTAAAGCTCAGTTTTGCAATTACCGCTTTGATGATGGTTATTTTCATCTTTTTGATTATGAAGTTTATCTCCCTTCCGTTGCGCGACATTATGCTGGCACTTGAACACAAAGACAAAACGATTTTACGAAAATACCTCCTTAAAGAGAACGAATACGGAGCCATCGCGACGGAGTTGTGCGAATCCTTTGATACCAAAAACAAACTCGAAGAGCTTAATGCCCATTTGGAGCAAAAGGTTGCACAAGAGGTTGACAAAAGCAGACTCAAAGACAGAGTGCTGTTTCAACAAGCCAAGTTTGCAGCCCTTGGAGAGATGCTTAGCAGCATCGCGCATCAATGGCGACAACCGCTCAGTACCATCAGCGTGGTGATCAACAAGATTTACCTAGAGAGCAAGATGGAAAAGTTGACGAAAGAGGGGCTTGAAGAGGAGATCATCAAGCTTCGAGAGCACATCGCACTGATGTCCTCTTTGATCGAGGAGTTCAAAGACTTTTTTACGCAAGAGGGTTCCAAAGTGGACTTTATGCTGCATAAGTCGATTGAAGAGAGCATCAAGATCACCGATGGAGGACTCGCCAATAAGGACATGACGTTTTCTATCGAGTGTCCCGAAGAAATCGTCATTCATAACTTCAAAAAAGAGTTTTCGCATGTCCTTTTGGTGCTCATCAACAACGCAAAAGATGCCATTTTAGGGCGTAAAATTGCTCATGGAACGATTGCGATCAAAGGCTTTGTAAAAGAGTCGAGCATTGTCATTGAAGTTTTGGATAACGCTGGTGGGGTGGAAGCCTCTAAACTTCCGCACCTTTTCGATCCATTTTTCACGACCAAAGACCCTGCTAGTGGAAGTGGAACGGGGCTTTACATCGCAAAGCAGATCATCGAGCAGAACATGCAAGGCTCCATCAGTGCGCGCAATGAACAAAGCGGGCTGTGCATGAGCATCGTTTTGCCTCAGGCGTAG
- a CDS encoding PhoH family protein yields the protein MSVNKVYVLDTNIILHNTNFIKELCDGGNNIIVIPETVLIELEDFKKNFTELGYQARSFARMLASCTVVEVDSGEPYRVVKMRYEENTAIHLFSKTLYSSDIDSQFINESNDKRILEVASGAQEYYPDYKVIFLSLDVYARMFGLFYNVTVESLREDRSDVPEFQFVKQLPVDSALFNTLDKKLISEYDPEYKSGNYCYEFISSDGNSDHAIISPGGIIHMLSEELDFRGLEIKPINLKQKFFMKALLSNMYDIHVIDARAGSGKTLMAFVAAMRLVTKGSYEKIVYVRNSIESVDKGADVGYLSGNDEKFRIYNMALYDTLEFIAKKRIKKRDNSQEPQVAIEKKVQELITKYNIEKLWPGEARGRTLSNAIVILDEWQNSSNNTTQLILSRLDNNCKAIVIGSNRQIDNMYLNRFNNGLTSLLKQTKKEQTHISLFAIELDKSVRGKFSHFADEIFGDVDKHK from the coding sequence ATGTCAGTCAACAAAGTTTATGTGCTCGATACCAACATCATCTTGCACAATACCAATTTTATCAAAGAGTTGTGTGATGGTGGAAACAACATCATTGTTATTCCTGAAACGGTGCTCATTGAGCTGGAAGATTTTAAAAAGAACTTCACGGAACTGGGTTATCAAGCCAGAAGTTTTGCCAGAATGTTGGCGTCATGTACCGTGGTCGAGGTCGACAGCGGAGAGCCATATCGCGTTGTCAAGATGCGTTATGAAGAGAACACGGCGATCCATCTTTTCTCTAAAACGCTCTATTCTTCAGACATTGACTCGCAATTTATCAACGAATCCAATGATAAACGCATCCTCGAAGTCGCTTCAGGTGCACAAGAATACTACCCTGATTACAAAGTCATTTTTCTCTCTTTAGATGTCTACGCGCGTATGTTTGGACTTTTCTACAATGTCACGGTTGAGTCGTTGCGTGAAGATCGAAGCGATGTGCCTGAGTTTCAGTTTGTCAAACAGCTTCCTGTTGACTCAGCACTGTTTAATACCCTCGATAAAAAGTTGATCAGCGAGTACGACCCTGAGTACAAAAGTGGAAACTACTGCTACGAATTTATCAGTTCGGATGGCAATTCGGATCATGCGATTATCTCTCCTGGTGGCATCATTCACATGCTCAGCGAAGAGCTTGATTTTAGAGGCTTGGAGATTAAACCCATCAATCTCAAACAAAAATTCTTTATGAAAGCGCTTCTTTCAAATATGTACGACATTCACGTCATCGATGCGCGCGCAGGAAGTGGAAAAACCTTGATGGCGTTTGTTGCGGCGATGCGTTTGGTGACCAAAGGCAGTTACGAGAAGATCGTCTACGTGCGAAACTCCATCGAAAGTGTCGACAAGGGTGCCGATGTCGGTTATCTCTCTGGAAATGATGAAAAATTTAGGATTTACAATATGGCGCTGTATGACACGCTTGAATTTATCGCTAAAAAACGTATCAAAAAACGTGATAATTCGCAAGAACCGCAAGTAGCGATCGAGAAGAAAGTGCAAGAGCTCATTACGAAATACAACATTGAAAAGCTCTGGCCGGGTGAGGCGAGGGGGCGAACGCTCAGTAATGCCATCGTCATACTGGATGAGTGGCAAAACAGCTCGAACAACACGACACAGCTGATTTTATCGCGTTTGGATAACAACTGTAAAGCGATCGTCATCGGCTCCAACCGCCAAATTGACAACATGTACCTTAACCGCTTTAACAACGGTTTGACTTCGCTTTTAAAGCAGACCAAAAAAGAGCAGACGCACATCTCACTCTTTGCCATTGAGCTGGATAAGTCGGTACGCGGTAAGTTTTCACACTTTGCCGATGAAATTTTTGGGGACGTGGACAAACACAAATGA
- a CDS encoding cation:proton antiporter, whose translation MDRSTKIYLLTLLIFGGGIFLSIHYGNALYVGAQLSSEPVSVGSFWDNLRTTFLTQLSHPLALLLVQIIVIMTAARTFGILISKFSQPPVIGEIFAGVLLGPSLLGLFFPEISALLFPKSSFQNLHFLSQIGLLLFMFVVGMELDFDKLKQQSKASVVISHISIIFPFFLGTILAYVIYPSFASTTVTFTAFSLFIGIAMSITAFPVLARILKDRNLTKTSYGAMSLTCAAADDATAWYILAIVIAVSTSTNLLMSVLMLIPIVIYITVMLFVVKPFLRSLGSPIQNQSLDMKVTTIVLVILLFSSLTTELLGIHALFGAFMAGVMMPSTSESELKERIAPRLEYVSLLVLLPLFFALTGLRTQINLLESQHWIICLAIIVVAVVGKFIGSAVASRLMGISWRDSLAIGALMNTRGLMELVVLNIGYELGILSPILFTMFVIMALVTTFMTGPLLYLIDLGFKKQ comes from the coding sequence ATGGATCGTTCGACAAAAATCTATCTGCTTACGCTGCTCATTTTTGGTGGTGGTATCTTTTTATCTATACACTATGGTAATGCGCTTTACGTAGGCGCTCAGCTCTCTTCTGAGCCCGTTTCTGTTGGAAGTTTTTGGGATAATCTGCGCACGACGTTTCTCACACAACTTTCGCATCCACTCGCTCTTTTGTTGGTACAGATTATTGTCATTATGACAGCCGCTCGTACCTTTGGAATCTTAATTTCTAAGTTTTCTCAACCGCCCGTTATCGGTGAGATTTTTGCAGGTGTACTCTTGGGACCTTCGCTTTTAGGGCTTTTCTTTCCCGAAATCTCTGCCCTTTTGTTTCCTAAAAGCTCTTTTCAAAACCTGCATTTTTTAAGTCAGATTGGTCTGCTTCTGTTTATGTTTGTGGTAGGAATGGAGCTGGATTTTGACAAACTCAAACAGCAGAGTAAAGCCTCTGTGGTCATCAGCCACATTAGCATCATCTTTCCCTTCTTTTTGGGTACGATCCTTGCCTACGTCATTTACCCTTCGTTTGCGTCCACAACCGTTACGTTTACCGCTTTTTCCCTTTTTATAGGTATTGCGATGAGTATTACCGCGTTTCCTGTACTCGCACGCATCCTCAAAGATCGAAACCTTACCAAAACATCGTATGGTGCGATGTCACTGACGTGCGCTGCGGCTGATGATGCCACCGCATGGTATATTTTGGCGATCGTCATTGCGGTCTCCACTTCCACCAATCTTTTGATGTCCGTGCTGATGCTCATTCCTATCGTCATCTACATTACCGTGATGCTTTTTGTAGTGAAGCCATTTTTACGCTCCCTTGGCTCACCAATTCAGAACCAATCACTCGATATGAAAGTGACGACGATTGTCTTGGTCATTTTACTCTTTAGTTCACTCACAACCGAACTTTTAGGCATTCACGCCCTCTTTGGCGCCTTTATGGCAGGCGTTATGATGCCTTCTACCAGTGAGAGTGAGCTTAAAGAGCGCATTGCCCCTCGCTTGGAGTATGTAAGCCTTTTGGTCTTACTGCCACTCTTTTTTGCGCTTACAGGGCTTCGCACGCAAATCAATTTGCTTGAATCCCAACACTGGATCATCTGTCTGGCGATCATTGTCGTAGCCGTTGTTGGTAAATTTATCGGAAGTGCCGTAGCCAGTCGTTTGATGGGCATTTCATGGCGTGATTCACTTGCCATTGGCGCACTCATGAACACAAGAGGTTTGATGGAGCTCGTTGTGCTCAATATCGGTTATGAACTGGGCATTTTATCGCCTATTTTATTTACGATGTTTGTCATTATGGCACTTGTCACGACCTTTATGACGGGACCGCTTTTATACCTTATCGACTTAGGATTTAAGAAGCAGTGA